GAGTTGTTACATTAAGAAAAAGGACGTCCAGAGGGGAGTGATTGTTTAATCTGTTTATTGTGTCATTTTGTGTCTCTCAtgtattttgaaagaaattagaaGAGGTTACATTATCACCTTTATTTCTTTGCTTTCTTTTGAAATTAGTTGTATCATATTCTTCCTCAAACTTTTGGTCATTATATACATGGTTGGTCAAGTTTGTTGACATGTAACATGCAGACTGAAAAATGTGGCTCTGGAATTGTGGCAGATGAAGATATCAAACGAGGAGACTTTGTTATAGAGTATGTTGGAGAAGGTGAGTTATTTCActttttgattatattttgagGAATAATTTATGTTTTGTGCATTCTGAACTTCATTTAGCAAGGAAATATGCTTACCACTGCAGTTATTGATGACAAAACATGTGAAGAGAGGCTTTGGAAAATGAAGCATAGTGGAGAAACAAACTTCTACTTGTGTGAAATCAATCGGGATATGGTGATTGATGCCACTTACAAGGGCAACAAATCCCGATACATTAATCATAGTTGTTGTCCAAATACTGAGATGCAGAAATGGTAAAGAAATAGCTAAATAATTAATCGTACTTCTATATTCtcaacctccattcccagagaTTCAACTTTATATTACATTTCATTTCCATGTCCGGCTTTTTCTTTTAGGATGATTGATGGTGAAACAAGAATTGGCATATTTGCAACACGAGACATTAAAAGGGGCGAGCATCTGACCTATGATTACCAGTATGAAGCTGCTCtttaattttacttaatttttttccaCCTGTAAGGTGTGCAGTGTGTTATTCTTCTGAGAGATTAAATAAACCTTCTTGGAATGTACATTGCATTTGAATCTAACAAGTGTAGCAGGTTTGTTCAGTTTGGTGCAGATCAAGATTGCCACTGTGGTGCTGTAAGATGTAGGAGAAAGCTGGGCGTTAAACCTAACAAACCAAAACTCCCTGCTTCAGATACCGCATTAAAGATAGTGGCATGTCAGGTGGCTGCCACCTCTCCCAAATTGAAAGCACTTCTATCTACACGTCATGTATGTATCTCTTACAATATCTATAACTTGAGTCTTGAGAGATTTGGAAACATTTGTGTGATTCTTGATGAGCTTCAGTAATTTGCTTTGGAATTTTTACCAATAATAGTTATTATTGGCTTGGAAGTTTCTTGACTAGATGCATATTTCCGTGTATGAGAACTCATTTTTACTGGTTTCCTGTGATTCAATTGATAAAGGAGGTGGCTATTGTACTTCTATTCACTCATTTATCTTTCTTCAGTTCCTGTGTTTAGTTCGAAGGTAGACAAGAAGCTCCCCTAAATTACAATCTAAGAAAAAGTAGTGTCCTTGATTTTTCTAACCAGTTGGACAGACCCGTAGAAGAACCCTATTCTGATGCCTAATAATGAGACCATGAAGATTAATCTTCCTATGCATATGACAAGATTTATTCTGAATTGAAATGTCATAAATACTTATACTAAGAGGAAtagtttggatcatcatcaacaacacGCCCAATATAGTCCCACGAGTGGGCTCTGGGGGAGGTagagtgtacgcagaccttaccccaGACCTTGGCAGATAGAGAGGCTATTTCTGGTAGACCCTCGTCTCAAGGGAGAGGAATAGCTTGGATCATGAGGGTAAATGCGCGTGTCTGTTGGGTGGGGTTTGGGTGGTTTTTTTTTGGTAGAAGGGCAAGGGCTGCAGGATAGCACATAAAGTGTGTTCTGAGTTGGATGATCGGCAGAGTCTAATTTTGTTTGGCAGTGTCTGGTATCCTCATAGACTCAGATTTTCCATTACTGAGTTAAGATTGTAGATATGTGTCTCAGTTTTACAAACTTAGATGATAAAGGTGTAGACCTGGATTCCTGAGGAACCACGATCTATAGCTTCACCAGTCAGGAGATATGATTTGGGCAACTTTAGTGCTTATTCTTAGTTACAGTGTAATAAAAAAGCTCCTAATTAACTAGTCATCTCGTAtctaaaattgattaaaagaaATGAGAACATAGTTAAGGGAAATAACATAGCTActtgttctttcctttttattagtCTCTCTGCTTTTCTGCCATTATTTGCAGTATGTCATAAGGATCAAAGGAGTTGCATCTGCTATGTTCCCTAAATAggaaattttaaatgaaagtaataaaccCCTTAAATACATGTAATACAAAACATAGTGGTTTATATTTCCATCACTATGTGTTCGAATCTTGAACATTTTGCTTTTCAATAATGAACATGATAACATTATTTAATCTTTTCACCAGGTATATCAAACTGGAGTTCCACGAATAGGTAGGCTACTCTTGTTTGCAACTTTCTTGACTTTTGCACTGGTGACTTTAGTTTATCTTCTATTTAACTTGTATCCTCCTTATTCAGGAAGCTCAGGTTATGATTCTGACATAAAAATAAGGCGACCTCGTAGTTGCATTGGTCAAGTTATAAGAATAATTCGCTCCTCTAAAACAAGGTATGTGATACTTCTGCAAATTTGATTTATAGGGGCATTCAGAGTGTTCCACATTGATGATGAAAGTGGGTCGTTGTCTTCTTATTTTAGACAATTCTCACTTCTTGAATTAACTTTTGAGGTTGAGTTAggtcaaatttcattttttaacatGGTATTAAAGTAAGATTCGTCCTATTGCTGAAACTATCCAATTGTGAGCCTCTAAGTTATGTTATTTCATGTTCTAAATGTCTTGCCTGGACGTAGAGGGAGTGTTAGTATGTCCCAATTGGTTGAGGGAGTGTATTGTTGTTTCCTATAAAGATTTTTGACGATCCTTGCCTCTTTTGGTTTAGTTTTTGGGTTGAGTTAGgtccaaatttaattttattaggCAAAATAGTTTCTCTTTCTTACTCCAAAAGTCTTTTTTGATCCATCTGGAAAATCCCATGTCCAAAAGAAAAAGTGTCTGGCGTCCTTTTCAAGAGAGACGGAACTGATCCTGAAGAGAGGTCCTTCTTTATGGTTATGGGATGAGATCACTTTGTTTGGTTTTGACTTGaaatggagtttaagaaaataaaaaaatgacttttgaatcttgtggtcttgaACTAAAGGTATGTAATTTGTACCAAAATGTCTTTTATtcttgtggttttaaacatgtcatgtggaTACTTAGAACtaaagagttaaaaaaaaaaagtcaaacaaATTGATACGGGTGGAGTAGCTAAGACTTAATGAAGTTTCTCACAGGAAACCCTTTCTTCAGTTGGCCATTATTCTTTgggtttctttttttttttttttttgcttgttcAAGTTTTACTTCTTTCAGATCCCATTGCTAAGGACTTCTATATACTCTGTGTTCCCCAGGTCCTTTGGAATTGTAAAACGGTTTGATGCCATCACCAAAAAACACTTTGTAAGGAAGctgtattttttgttgttgttgtataatGGACTTGGTTAGATTTGGCTGATGATTTCTGTTTTAACCTCCCCATCTCCTAACAGATCATGTTTGAAGATGGCTGTGTTCAGTACCTTGACCTGTCAAAAGAAGATTGGGAATTCTGTAACTTTCTTGAGTAATCGGGTAagcaaaattcaaaattttgaaattattacatGTATGATCTCTTTGTTTGAGTTCTGCTTCCTTTCCTGTTTAATTAGTGTAGTGGAAATTcctggaaaaaatatttttttattttgaagtggTCCTCAATAAGAGAGGTGTCCATGTGATGTTAGTGAAAGAAATTATAGTAATTAATTCACTGAAAGCTGGCCGTGAGCATTTACGGGAATATACTTGAAGCTAGAAAATGATTGATTTCACTGTGGTTCTTCTgtgtttaaaaaataactaatcaTATGAAGTTGAATTCTAAAGTTACTGCCTGGCTTCCCAACCTCTTCCCTGAAAAGGACCATATGAGAAAAGGGTGGGGCGGGACGTGAAGTGGCATTCGTATCTCCTTGGTaccttttcatcaatttttttgatCTTGTGTCCAAGTTTGATCACGAACTCTTAAGACATGCTTATGGTGATCAAACTCCAGATACATATATCAAATTTCTCACTTCTGTGTACTTTGCAGCTCTGCCTATGTTAACTACTGAATGCGGGAAGATATACTTCGGGAAAAAAAGGCATCAACTGCTCAGAacatttttaaatcattttctcaGAACTTTAGATGTAGAGTGATCAGTTAATGTGTGCTTACCTCTTCTGTACTATTTCAAGCTGCATTTTGAATTGTGGAGTCAGAAGACAATCAAACACAGCCCAGCTAATTTcttaacctccaaactcattTCCTGGTGATTCCACAATGGATCTTTCTCATAGACAAAAACCTACTATCTAGTCTCTGGTGACATTCTAATTATCAGTCATCTTAACATGTCCCTTCAGTGGCTTTCCTGAACCAACATCTATACAGAAATGGCATTGTCCAATAGTTGTATCAAACTAAAAAGCATATTTAGGTAAATTCGTGCCTCGGTGCCCTTCTTGCCATGCTTGCTTTCATTTACACTCTCAACTATCTTTCCTACAAAGCTTGATTCACTAAATtaactatctcaacaagtaaccTCGAGAGACAGGATTGCCAACTATATACTCCATTGCATTTTATATTCCTTGCTAGAACCTTCAAGTATCATGCTAAGCTTCTTAACCGTTTGTGCAAAGCATCATGACAAGTATCATTGATAGATTGAGAGCTAATGAGGAGAAGATAAATGCATTTGTCTACAGAATACAAACCTCTGTTCAGTTGGGATAGCCAGATTATTATGTGTTTCCTTAAAACTGTTATCCCAAAGAGAGCTTTATGTGGTTATAGACTGACCTATTGTTGTGCAGGTATTGGCAGTGAGGACAAGGATATGCACTAGAGGATATGTCATTGTGTCCAGATCCGGAACATCGAATGTCTATGTTGTACCAAATGTACAAGTTGCATTTTACAGCTTTTTAGTAATAATGCTGCAATTTCTGATGATGTAAGCATTAAACGAAAGATAGGAAACATTCTTTACAATGTAGCATAGCAAATGCACGTATAGTTGTATCATAAACAATTCTTTATGTTGTCTCACTAATCATGCTTCTTTGTCAAAATATCAAATGGTATTGTAATTGGCTTGATCACTATAGGAAACCTTTGTACTTCCAAGCCAAAGTAAGCATCATGAGTATGGTACTTCGGAGGCTGACTATTAGTGACGACAAAAACCACCACTAATAAATCTGGTTGCTAAAAGTTCTGTTTCTGGTTGCGAAAAGATATGAAACTGGTTGCTAAATGTAACTATTAGTGGCGGCTAAAACCACCGCTAAATGTTATGAATCTGATCACTAGAAGTCATGGATCTGGTCGCTAAATGTAACTAAGTGGCGACTAAAACTACCGGCTAAGTCATGAAACTGgtcgctaaaagttatgaaTCTGGTCGCTAAAAGTGATGAATATGGTCGCTAAAAGG
This portion of the Solanum pennellii chromosome 12, SPENNV200 genome encodes:
- the LOC107005557 gene encoding histone-lysine N-methyltransferase ASHH3-like, producing the protein MPAMKTAIHGGIGHVFSKLMKEIGDPVDFELPDWLNKWQSMPYTFIKRNIYLTKKVKRRLEDDGIFCSCSSTAETSVVCGKDCLCGIMLSSCSSGCKCGSSCLNKPFHQRPVKKMKLVKTEKCGSGIVADEDIKRGDFVIEYVGEVIDDKTCEERLWKMKHSGETNFYLCEINRDMVIDATYKGNKSRYINHSCCPNTEMQKWMIDGETRIGIFATRDIKRGEHLTYDYQFVQFGADQDCHCGAVRCRRKLGVKPNKPKLPASDTALKIVACQVAATSPKLKALLSTRHVYQTGVPRIGSSGYDSDIKIRRPRSCIGQVIRIIRSSKTRSFGIVKRFDAITKKHFIMFEDGCVQYLDLSKEDWEFCNFLE